A stretch of Cheilinus undulatus linkage group 20, ASM1832078v1, whole genome shotgun sequence DNA encodes these proteins:
- the ccdc186 gene encoding coiled-coil domain-containing protein 186 isoform X2 has product MMEGSEAESASEAPQPTNQLPNSTPSIGDEQQISTSSADEARKLSQAKDETQLDGELIRTKTDVDMDTKKKGEAQICSQEGIDGSELDVNTSCDSSSVKGRIPLLLNDANGALTDREITMNNVVESSPSVLEGTMETLLTFDEVQDAGAVSSNSVEQPSVLATNCSSEPLPADERESPSSSSVQSTSKNSPTDSTTTSGISNGPSTPSSDTVSSSLASSPQTNTSAPSHALLSPFDTDCSRKLLSEIGRTPSQESLLDGLGSRLLSCQLPETESGGEREGSPPVNGLPLDQEGCMVDFEKCVQYKYAQQEKAIQRLLEENKRHQELILGICSEKDNMREELKKKAETERLLTATIKKLEGRVEELLRELKESRDRLTHQDHAAKAALQQMQKEMAHRLEQANRKSDEARQEKEAMVMKYVRGEKEALDLRREKESLEKKLREATKEVDRQALRGNQLAQEKGRLQQLHDAREGEVSRLTREVEKLKEEVNSHLIKVKWAQNKLKSEADAHKETKDKLRETTSKLAQAKEETEQIRKNCQDMIRTYQESEELKSNELDAKLRETKGELEKHKQEQTDQLEVHRVKAKELEDLKRSYKESMDELGTLRTKLKCLEDERPRWEDELSKYREIINRQKAEIGRQREKLGEITALEEQHERDQQEITSLREEADSLTNQMADLQRDVQGSREREAELLGFTEKLSSKNAQLQSESNALQTRLDHLSSTFAELQAKLEETNRLLDDKSRQLKQEEVLRQQEVQSLQEERTALQNEVTQLKTKVEELRDELVTQKRKQAANIKDLTKQLTQARKKLEQMENGGCDRDASSMGSRSSSSGSLNARHGGSSGVEERSPESQSGPSVVVVDSFPEVDKTVLVDRIVRLQKALARKQEKIEFMEDHIKQLVEEIRKKTKIIQSYVLREESGALSSEASDINKAHLSRRGGIMASLYTSHPADSGLTLDLSLEINRKLQAVLEDTLLKNITLKENLQTLGAEIERLIKQQREPDDGTRRK; this is encoded by the exons ATGATGGAAGGATCAGAGGCTGAGTCTGCGTCAGAGGCTCCACAACCTACAAATCAGCTTCCCAACAGCACGCCTAGCATAGGAGATGAGCAGCAAATCTCTACCAGCAGTGCAGATGAGGCAAGAAAGCTCAGTCAGGCAAAGGATGAAACACAGCTTGATGGTGAATTAATCAGGACTAAGACGGATGTTGACATGGACACAAAGAAGAAGGGAGAGGCTCAAATATGCAGTCAGGAAGGAATAGATGGGAGTGAGCTGGATGTTAACACCAGCTGTGATAGCAGTTCTGTTAAAGGTAGGATACCTttacttttaaatgatgccaatGGAGCATTGACAGACAGAGAGATCACCATGAATAATGTAGTAGAAAGCTCTCCATCTGTTCTTGAAGGGACCATGGAAACCTTATTGACTTTTGATGAAGTTCAGGACGCTGGTGCTGTCTCTTCTAACAGTGTGGAGCAGCCATCAGTCTTAGCTACAAATTGTTCCTCAGAGCCATTGCCTGCCGATGAAAGAGAAAGTCCATCGTCCTCTTCCGTCCAAAGCACTTCCAAAAACTCCCCCACGGACTCCACAACCACCTCTGGGATCTCTAACGGCCCGTCTACCCCCAGTTCAGACACTGTCAGCTCCTCACTCGCTTCCAGCCCACAAACCAACACGTCAGCTCCCTCACACGCCTTGTTGAGTCCATTTGACACTGATTGCAGCAGAAAGCTTCTATCAGAGATCGGGCGCACGCCATCACAGGAGTCGCTGCTGGATGGGCTCGGGTCAAGGCTGTTGTCTTGTCAGCTGCCTGAAACAGAGAGTGGAGGGGAGAGAGAAGGAAGCCCTCCTGTCAATGGGCTCCCTCTGGACCAGGAGGGCTGCATGGTGGACTTTGAGAAGTGTGTTCAGTACAAGTATGCACAGCAGGAGAAAGCTATACAGAG ATTGCTTGAAGAGAACAAGAGGCATCAGGAGCTGATCCTGGGGATCTGCTCCGAGAAGGACAACATGAGAGAGGAGctgaaaaaaaaggcagagacAGAAAGGCTTCTCACAGCCACCATTAAAaag TTGGAGGGCAGGGTGGAGGAGCTTCTGCGAGAGCTGAAGGAGTCGCGGGACAGGCTGACCCACCAGGATCATGCAGCTAAGGCAGCCCTCCAGCAGATGCAGAAGGAGATGGCCCACAGACTAGAACAG GCGAACAGGAAGTCCGACGAGGCACGCCAAGAGAAGGAGGCCATGGTGATGAAGTACGTCCGAGGGGAGAAGGAAGCCCTTGATCTGAGGAGGGAAAAGGAGAGCTTAGAGAAGAAACTGAGGGAAGCCACAAAGGAGGTAGATCGTCAAGCACTACGAGGAAACCAACTGGCTCAGGAGAAAGGCCgactgcagcagctgcatgatGCGAGG GAAGGCGAGGTTAGCAGGCTGACCCGTGAAGTGGAAAAGTTGAAGGAAGAGGTCAACTCACATCTTATTAAGGTCAAATGGGCCCAGAACAAACTAAAGAGTGAAGCGGATGCACACAAG GAAACTAAAGATAAACTGAGGGAGACAACATCCAAGCTGGCTCAGGCCAAAGAAGAGACTGAACAGATCCGCAAGAACTGCCAGGACATGATCCGAACGTATCAG GAGTCAGAGGAGCTCAAGTCAAACGAGTTGGATGCTAAACTGAGGGAGACTAAAGGAGAGCTAGAGAAACACAAGCAGGAACAAACAGACCAATTAGAG GTACACAGAGTGAAGGCCAAGGAGCTGGAAGACCTGAAAAGAAGCTACAAGGAATCCATGGATGAGCTCGGCACTTTACGCACCAAG ttgaaGTGTCTGGAAGACGAACGTCCACGCTGGGAGGATGAGCTAAGCAAGTACAGAGAAATAATCAACCGGCAGAAAGCAGAGATTGGCCGGCAGAGAGAGAAGCTGGGGGAGATCACTGCGTTGGAGGAGCAGCATGAACG TGATCAACAAGAGATCACGTCTCTCCGTGAGGAGGCAGACAGCCTGACGAACCAGATGGCCGACCTTCAGCGAGACGTCCAGGGCAGCAGGGAGCGTGAGGCCGAGTTACTAGGCTTCACCGAGAAGCTGAGTAGCAAGAACGCCCAGCTGCAGTCAGAAAGCAACGCTCTCCAGACTCGGCTGGATCACCTGAGCAGCACCTTTGCTGAGTTGCAGGCGAAGCTGGAGGAGACAAATCGGCTTCTAGATGACAAG TCGCGGCAGCTGAAACAGGAGGAGGTGCTGAGGCAGCAGGAGGTGCAGAGCCTGCAGGAGGAGCGGACAGCGCTGCAGAATGAGGTGACCCAGCTGAAAACCAAAGTTGAAGAGTTGAGGGATGAGCTGGTGACTCAGAAAAGGAAACAAGCAGCGAACATCAAGGACTTGACCAAACAACTAACACAAG CCCGAAAGAAACTGGAGCAGATGGAGAACGGAGGCTGTGACCGGGATGCCAGCAGTATGGGCAGCCGCTCAAGTTCCTCAG GCTCACTGAATGCTCGCCATGGTGGAAGCAGCGGGGTGGAAGAGAGGTCACCAGAGAGCCAGTCGGGCCCCTCAGTTGTGGTTGTGGACAGCTTCCCTGAGGTCGACAAAACCGTGCTCGTGGATCGTATCGTCCGTCTGCAGAAGGCGCTGGCTCGCAAGCAGGAAAAAATTGAGTTCATGGAGGATCACATCAAGCAGCTGGTGGAAGAAATCAGGAAAAAGACAAA AATAATCCAGAGCTATGTGCTGAGAGAGGAGTCAGGGGCCCTCTCGTCGGAGGCATCAGACATTAACAAAGCCCACCTGAGCCGGCGAGGAGGCATCATGGCATCGCTGTACACCTCCCACCCGGCAGACAGCGGGCTGACCCTGGACCTGTCGCTGGAGATAAACAGGAAGCTGCAGGCAGTATTGGAGGACACACTGCTGAAGAACATCACTCTGAAG